Proteins encoded in a region of the Cyclopterus lumpus isolate fCycLum1 chromosome 23, fCycLum1.pri, whole genome shotgun sequence genome:
- the ntf3 gene encoding neurotrophin-3, whose protein sequence is MVTFITILQVNLVMSILLYVMVLVYLYGIQATNMDSSRQGQQQQQQQPSPDPLNSLIIQLLQADLTRGKTRGNQSQQGKSRDTDPPDTLPPILTANLPLEEQGDAEQWGTGGRSDDQEVMLLNSDVLRQHKRYNSPRVLLSDRPPLQPPPLYLTDDYVSGGSDGAAANKTRKKRYVEHKSYRGEYSVCDSESQWVTNKTQAVDTGGYPVTVLAKFKISATQDIKQFFYETRCRTPRPFKGGCRGIDDKNWNSQCKTTQTYVRALTQVRNSVGWRWIRIDTSCVCALSRKRRRT, encoded by the coding sequence atCTTGCAGGTGAATCTAGTGATGTCCATCCTGCTGTACGTGATGGTCCTCGTGTACCTCTATGGTATCCAGGCGACCAACATGGACAGCAGTCGCCAGgggcaacagcagcagcagcagcagccgagtCCCGACCCCTTAAACTCCCTTATCATCCAGCTGCTTCAGGCGGACCTGACGAGGGGGAAGACCAGGGGGAACCAAAGCCAACAGGGGAAAAGCAGGGACACCGATCCCCCGGACACGCTGCCCCCCATTCTCACCGCTAACTTACCTTTGGAGGAGCAGGGCGATGCAGAGCAGTGGGGGACGGGGGGCCGCAGCGACGACCAGGAGGTGATGCTGTTGAACTCGGACGTTCTCAGGCAGCACAAGCGGTACAACTCGCCCCGGGTGCTGCTGAGCGACCGTCCGCCGCTGCAGCCCCCGCCGCTGTACCTCACGGACGACTACGTCAGTGGCGGATCGGACGGGGCGGCGGCCAACAAGACGCGGAAGAAGCGCTACGTCGAGCACAAGAGCTATCGTGGGGAATATTCTGTGTGCGACAGCGAGAGCCAGTGGGTGACAAATAAAACCCAAGCAGTGGACACGGGGGGCTACCCCGTCACCGTCCTGGCCAAATTTAAAATCAGTGCCACGCAGGACATCAAACAGTTCTTTTATGAGACACGCTGTCGGACCCCCAGGCCCTTCAAAGGTGGCTGCAGGGGCATCGATGACAAGAACTGGAACTCGCAGTGCAAGACGACGCAGACGTACGTCCGGGCGCTGACGCAAGTCCGCAATTCAGTGGGCTGGAGGTGGATTCGCATAGACACCTCGTGCGTCTGCGCGCTGTCAAGGAAACGTCGCAGGACGTAA